One genomic window of Polyangiaceae bacterium includes the following:
- a CDS encoding SDR family oxidoreductase, translating to MGVVVITGANRGIGLELARQLAGRGASVVAICRKSSPELDAVAGVRVESGIDVTTDAGIAELPKRVGDESIDVLLNNAGLLEVDALGNISADSIRRQFEVNSLAPVRVTAALQSKLKQGSKVAVVSSRMGSVADNTSGRMYGYRMSKAAANAAGKSLAQELKSDGVAVVILHPGYVKTEMTGGNGDIGPDVAAKGLIARIDELSLETTGRFMHANGEELPW from the coding sequence ATGGGCGTCGTAGTCATCACAGGAGCAAACCGCGGCATTGGACTGGAGCTGGCGCGCCAACTGGCGGGGCGTGGAGCGTCCGTGGTGGCGATCTGCCGCAAGAGCTCGCCGGAGCTCGACGCCGTCGCCGGTGTGCGCGTGGAGAGCGGGATCGACGTCACGACGGACGCCGGGATCGCTGAGCTGCCGAAGCGCGTGGGCGACGAGTCCATCGACGTCTTGCTGAACAACGCCGGCTTGCTCGAAGTCGACGCCCTCGGGAATATCAGCGCGGATTCAATCCGGCGTCAGTTCGAGGTCAACTCCCTCGCCCCGGTGCGCGTCACCGCCGCGCTACAGAGCAAGCTCAAGCAAGGCAGTAAGGTCGCTGTGGTCTCGAGCCGCATGGGCTCTGTGGCAGACAACACTTCAGGGCGCATGTACGGCTATCGCATGAGCAAAGCCGCAGCGAACGCCGCCGGAAAGAGCCTGGCCCAGGAGCTGAAGAGCGACGGTGTGGCCGTGGTGATCTTGCACCCTGGCTACGTGAAGACGGAGATGACCGGGGGCAACGGCGACATCGGTCCCGACGTCGCGGCCAAGGGGCTGATCGCCCGCATCGACGAGCTGAGCCTGGAAACCACCGGCCGCTTCATGCACGCAAACGGCGAAGAACTGCCCTGGTAG
- a CDS encoding cysteine synthase family protein has translation MKPNRFVRSRRLNNVIDAVGNTPLLRLKKVASTAPDVEVFVKLEFCNPGGSVKDRPAKRMVEDAIADGRLTDDKILIDATSGNTGVAYALMGAALGFRVNLVMPKNVSKARKDITQAYGAELIHSSPMEGSDGAIRLVRELVEKHPEKYFYPDQYSNPSNPLAHYHGTGKEILEVLGDRLSVFVTALGTSGTAMGTTRRLKDFAKEPGGRNIRCVAVEPAEALHGLEGLKHMASSIVPNIFDPTLPDEIMPVGTEDGWDMAERVAAEEGLFIGHSTGANIFAAVKLAEELQATQGGGCVVTIACDRSDRYFMPMKWEKRYIW, from the coding sequence GTGAAACCCAATCGCTTCGTACGCTCTCGACGCTTGAACAATGTGATCGATGCCGTGGGGAACACACCGCTGCTACGGCTGAAGAAGGTCGCGAGCACGGCGCCGGACGTCGAGGTGTTCGTCAAGCTGGAGTTCTGTAATCCGGGCGGCTCCGTGAAGGATCGGCCCGCCAAGCGCATGGTGGAGGACGCCATCGCCGATGGTCGACTCACCGACGACAAGATCCTGATCGACGCGACCAGCGGCAACACCGGCGTTGCTTACGCGCTGATGGGTGCAGCGCTGGGCTTCCGGGTGAACCTCGTGATGCCGAAGAACGTGTCCAAGGCGCGCAAGGACATCACCCAGGCCTATGGCGCCGAGCTGATCCACTCGTCGCCCATGGAAGGCTCCGACGGAGCCATTCGCCTCGTGCGCGAGCTGGTGGAGAAGCACCCTGAAAAGTACTTCTATCCAGACCAGTACTCGAACCCGTCAAACCCCCTCGCCCACTACCACGGCACCGGCAAGGAAATCCTCGAGGTGCTGGGGGACCGCTTGAGCGTGTTCGTCACGGCACTCGGCACCAGCGGCACCGCGATGGGTACCACGCGGCGACTGAAGGACTTCGCGAAAGAGCCTGGGGGCCGCAACATCCGCTGCGTCGCCGTGGAACCCGCTGAAGCGCTGCACGGCCTGGAAGGGCTGAAACACATGGCGAGCAGCATCGTCCCGAACATCTTCGACCCCACGTTGCCTGACGAAATCATGCCCGTAGGCACGGAGGATGGTTGGGACATGGCAGAGCGTGTTGCAGCCGAAGAAGGCTTGTTCATCGGTCACTCGACGGGCGCGAACATCTTCGCCGCCGTGAAGCTCGCTGAGGAACTGCAGGCGACTCAAGGCGGCGGCTGCGTCGTCACCATCGCCTGCGACCGCAGCGATCGCTACTTCATGCCGATGAAATGGGAGAAGCGCTACATCTGGTAG
- a CDS encoding AarF/ABC1/UbiB kinase family protein codes for MQDPAALATSPSSLQPKVTALRPAALCPVEERPSELDTARKFGYAVVRFSISAWTLVPIYLSYLWLWIRWKKLGQEIEKETWNTVHRKNAQSFYRLAVRMRGGMIKVGQLISARVDIMPRVWVEELSKLQDRVDPTPWEGIQAHLTEEYGAPPQEVFASIDEKCIAAASFGQVHRATTKDGRNIALKIRYPNIQAMLEVDMTLYGIAVPLFNIFVPKVDLAVIYREMRLALETELDYRQEAAYTRTIHDNFKNFSPSINNAAGRGDVVIPDVLDEYTTDSVIATTFFEGFRVTDKQKMDELGVKPTELLELVLNTWTKMMYQDGVFQSDPHPGNLLFNVIDGRTTLCVIDFGQVKILPRSFHRQLVNSVMAFLTRDVEAYAPTVVAMGILSEADVEKAKPLIKEFFEQYYELTPAEARELDFERIREDVQGLISKIDNIYIPNDLVLYGRTFSLLAGLGTALDENQNLVVLAKPFIMQAMFVPPEPAAA; via the coding sequence ATGCAAGATCCTGCCGCCCTAGCGACGTCTCCGAGTTCTCTGCAGCCGAAGGTTACGGCGCTACGTCCCGCCGCATTGTGTCCGGTTGAAGAGCGCCCCTCGGAGCTCGATACCGCACGGAAATTCGGGTACGCCGTGGTGCGCTTCTCGATCTCGGCGTGGACGCTGGTGCCGATCTACCTCTCCTACCTCTGGCTCTGGATCCGCTGGAAGAAGCTCGGCCAGGAGATCGAGAAGGAGACGTGGAACACCGTGCATCGCAAGAACGCTCAGTCGTTCTACCGCCTGGCGGTGCGCATGCGTGGCGGCATGATCAAGGTGGGTCAGCTGATCAGCGCCCGCGTGGACATCATGCCGCGCGTCTGGGTGGAGGAGCTGTCCAAGCTTCAGGACCGCGTCGACCCCACGCCCTGGGAAGGCATCCAAGCGCACCTCACTGAAGAGTACGGCGCGCCACCCCAGGAGGTGTTCGCCAGCATCGACGAGAAGTGCATCGCCGCAGCGAGCTTTGGCCAGGTGCACCGCGCCACCACCAAGGACGGCCGTAACATCGCGCTGAAGATCCGCTACCCCAACATCCAGGCCATGCTCGAGGTCGACATGACCTTGTATGGCATCGCAGTGCCGCTCTTCAATATCTTCGTGCCAAAGGTCGATCTCGCGGTGATCTACCGTGAGATGCGCCTCGCACTGGAGACCGAGCTCGATTACCGCCAGGAAGCGGCCTACACGCGCACCATCCACGACAACTTCAAGAACTTCTCCCCGAGCATCAACAACGCGGCGGGTCGTGGCGACGTGGTGATCCCCGACGTGCTCGACGAGTACACGACGGACAGCGTGATCGCGACCACGTTCTTCGAGGGCTTCCGCGTCACCGACAAGCAGAAGATGGATGAGCTCGGGGTGAAGCCGACGGAGCTGCTCGAGCTGGTGCTGAACACCTGGACCAAGATGATGTACCAGGACGGCGTCTTTCAGAGCGATCCCCACCCTGGGAACCTGCTCTTCAACGTGATCGACGGCCGCACCACGCTGTGCGTGATCGACTTCGGTCAGGTGAAGATCCTGCCCCGCAGCTTCCATCGCCAGCTGGTCAACTCCGTGATGGCCTTCCTCACCCGCGATGTCGAAGCCTACGCGCCCACGGTCGTTGCCATGGGGATCTTGAGCGAGGCCGACGTCGAAAAGGCGAAGCCCCTCATCAAGGAGTTCTTCGAGCAGTACTACGAGCTGACCCCAGCTGAAGCCCGGGAACTCGATTTCGAGCGCATCCGTGAGGATGTCCAAGGCCTGATCTCGAAGATCGACAACATCTACATCCCGAACGATCTGGTGCTCTACGGCCGCACCTTCAGCCTGCTAGCAGGCCTCGGCACCGCCCTGGACGAGAACCAGAACCTGGTAGTCCTCGCCAAGCCGTTCATCATGCAGGCGATGTTCGTCCCCCCCGAGCCCGCCGCGGCATAG
- a CDS encoding iron-containing alcohol dehydrogenase: MLSEAGFQIQPVNRAQFGVGSISKLGKHVKSVGQQRALIVTDTGLVKAGVVTQVTEALAAEGIEARVFDGVRPNPTTEDVTHGRDAARDFGEAAVVPVGGGSVLDAAKAIALWAPNSGELADYVPGCKPKHAGYPVIAVPTTSGTGAETNMFAVITDPKRGRKILIGHLSVQPKASVLDPALTVGCPPAVTATCGMDVLTHAIEALTSNRPNPFSEAVALRAIAMAGHHLPVAFEDGANLEARSQLMFASHLAGIAFASAGLGVCHAMGHPISARLNAAHGQTLATLLPEVMRFNCLVSETKYAQVAIALGVAEPELDNHDNAQLGINAIEHLRAQVKTDISLADLGVSASLLPTLVEDAFADPLMITTPRRPEAQDVMRIYETCMAW; the protein is encoded by the coding sequence ATGCTGTCTGAAGCTGGGTTTCAAATCCAACCGGTGAACCGCGCGCAGTTCGGAGTTGGGAGTATCAGCAAGCTGGGCAAACACGTGAAGAGCGTGGGCCAACAGCGTGCGCTGATCGTCACCGACACCGGCTTGGTGAAGGCAGGGGTCGTGACTCAGGTTACCGAAGCCTTGGCAGCAGAAGGCATCGAAGCCCGCGTTTTTGACGGCGTGCGCCCGAACCCCACGACGGAAGACGTCACCCACGGTCGGGACGCCGCCCGCGATTTCGGGGAAGCGGCAGTGGTCCCTGTTGGTGGCGGCTCGGTGCTCGACGCCGCCAAGGCCATCGCGCTCTGGGCGCCCAACAGCGGCGAGCTCGCAGACTACGTCCCCGGCTGTAAGCCGAAGCACGCCGGTTACCCGGTGATCGCCGTGCCCACGACTTCTGGCACCGGCGCCGAGACCAACATGTTCGCGGTGATCACGGATCCGAAGCGCGGTCGCAAGATCCTGATCGGTCACTTGAGCGTGCAACCCAAGGCCAGCGTCTTGGATCCAGCCCTCACCGTCGGTTGCCCACCTGCGGTCACCGCGACCTGCGGCATGGATGTGCTGACCCACGCCATCGAGGCGCTCACCTCCAACCGGCCCAATCCATTCAGCGAAGCGGTGGCGTTGCGTGCGATCGCCATGGCCGGACATCACCTCCCAGTGGCCTTCGAGGACGGTGCAAACCTCGAGGCGCGCAGTCAGCTGATGTTCGCCTCGCACCTGGCAGGTATCGCCTTTGCGAGCGCTGGTCTTGGCGTGTGCCACGCGATGGGCCACCCTATTTCCGCACGGCTGAATGCCGCGCACGGTCAGACGTTGGCCACGCTGCTGCCCGAGGTCATGCGCTTCAACTGCCTGGTAAGCGAGACGAAATACGCCCAGGTGGCGATCGCCCTCGGCGTCGCTGAGCCTGAGCTCGACAACCACGACAACGCGCAGCTCGGCATCAACGCCATCGAGCACCTGCGCGCCCAGGTGAAGACGGACATCAGCCTCGCGGATCTGGGCGTCAGCGCGAGCTTGCTCCCGACGCTGGTGGAAGATGCCTTCGCGGATCCGCTGATGATCACCACGCCCCGTCGCCCCGAGGCGCAGGACGTGATGCGCATCTACGAGACCTGCATGGCGTGGTGA
- a CDS encoding UvrD-helicase domain-containing protein — MSAPDLNPAQHQAVNTLKGPMLVLAGAGSGKTRVITFRIANLIRNGIRPDRILAVTFTNKAAKEMRERAVGLLGKRRKKGDKAPEISTFHSLCVRILRRNIDQLGYPNEFPIYDRSDQESLARSALRDIRVGHDRLRPGDLLHLIGGWKSQSVRPEQASEVAKSDKELLAALAYAKYQDNLRASGAVDFDDLLLLTEELLDKFPDVRVKESGRFDHLLIDEYQDTNGLQYRIVRRLAERHRNLCVVGDDDQSIYGWRGAEVEHILNFKNDWPEATVVRLESNYRSREAILKLANTLIAHNSTRHDKVLKPYRKGGEPPRFIRFEDETTEAHAVVREIRARLDNPPQDKRVYPSEFAILFRTNEQPRAFEVELRRHQVPYVLVGGQSFYDRKEVRDVMAYLKVLAFPRDEVALLRIINTPARGIGSGTIKSLVQSAVDQGRQLWEVLSEVRQNTEFTPVVIDRVDGFRKLIEHYKRECEREGSDLVDTVRELLQQIDYKAELQRLYDNPADVESRLNAIEEVVNALGSYVSRAETPSLRGFLEEMALSTRDDMKDGDDKKKKEAVTLMTLHSAKGLEFPHVYMVGMEEGILPHARSVLENKSVDEERRLAYVGVTRAQDTLTLTFCKGRMKWGKLRASIPSRFVMEMRGETERANRAAEAARAMFEQAAAFAQKKEDEKTKKAQKKTGKRSVRPPAADGPASALPRSVPPASPSAPPAAAMPSADAIARAGALPRALAEGLSGPAAGPVQDGFDGATISLRPGADSSLPDPKQRAALAALRGLDEAVDKGLTALPPEPAELARSVVSKPGPKPSAPLRSSRGPSKRPGQRPQNPFDPNSSPSVSPRHFDSGSAHEAGPAPAADPVAAPVNDASRRAHAAESAYLPPEPESRSSDASSGAFEEHAVNTAPDMNPAAEASPAPEAAPASEANPAPQVNSDEERLRRALDVLSGALDLD; from the coding sequence ATGTCCGCACCCGATCTCAACCCAGCACAGCACCAAGCGGTGAACACCCTCAAGGGGCCGATGCTGGTGCTCGCAGGCGCTGGCAGCGGAAAGACGCGCGTGATCACGTTTCGCATCGCGAACTTGATCCGAAATGGGATCCGGCCCGACCGCATCCTCGCGGTGACGTTTACGAACAAGGCCGCCAAAGAGATGCGCGAGCGCGCCGTCGGCCTGCTCGGCAAGCGCCGCAAGAAGGGCGACAAGGCGCCGGAGATCAGCACCTTCCACTCGCTGTGCGTGCGCATCCTGCGCCGCAACATCGATCAGCTCGGCTACCCCAACGAGTTCCCGATCTACGATCGCAGCGATCAGGAGAGCCTCGCGCGCTCCGCGCTGCGCGACATCCGCGTGGGCCACGATCGCCTGCGCCCCGGTGACTTGCTGCACCTGATCGGCGGCTGGAAGTCCCAGTCCGTGCGCCCAGAGCAAGCTTCCGAGGTAGCGAAGAGCGACAAGGAGCTGCTCGCGGCGCTCGCCTACGCCAAGTACCAGGACAACCTCCGCGCATCCGGCGCCGTCGACTTCGATGACCTGCTGCTGCTCACCGAAGAACTGCTCGACAAGTTCCCTGATGTGCGCGTCAAGGAGAGTGGACGCTTCGATCACCTGTTGATCGACGAGTACCAAGACACCAACGGCTTGCAGTACCGCATCGTGCGGCGACTCGCCGAGCGGCACCGGAACCTGTGCGTCGTGGGTGACGACGACCAGTCCATCTACGGTTGGCGCGGCGCCGAAGTCGAACACATCCTGAACTTCAAGAACGACTGGCCCGAAGCCACCGTCGTGCGCCTCGAGAGCAACTACCGCAGCCGTGAAGCGATCCTCAAGCTCGCGAACACGCTGATCGCTCACAACTCCACGCGCCACGACAAGGTGCTCAAGCCGTATCGCAAAGGTGGCGAGCCGCCGCGCTTCATCCGCTTCGAAGACGAGACGACCGAGGCCCACGCCGTCGTCCGCGAGATCCGCGCGCGCCTCGACAATCCACCCCAGGACAAGCGGGTCTACCCCAGCGAGTTCGCGATCCTGTTCCGCACCAACGAGCAGCCCCGCGCCTTCGAGGTCGAGCTGCGGCGTCACCAGGTGCCCTACGTGCTGGTCGGCGGTCAGAGCTTCTACGATCGCAAGGAGGTGCGCGATGTGATGGCGTACCTCAAGGTGCTGGCGTTTCCGCGAGACGAAGTCGCCCTGCTGCGCATCATCAACACCCCGGCGCGCGGCATCGGCAGCGGCACCATCAAGAGCCTGGTGCAGTCCGCCGTCGACCAAGGGCGGCAGCTCTGGGAAGTGCTCAGCGAGGTCCGGCAAAACACCGAGTTTACGCCGGTGGTCATCGATCGCGTGGACGGCTTCCGCAAGCTCATCGAGCACTACAAGCGGGAGTGCGAGCGGGAAGGCAGCGATCTCGTCGATACCGTGCGCGAGCTGCTGCAGCAGATCGACTACAAGGCGGAGCTCCAGCGCCTGTACGACAACCCGGCTGACGTCGAGTCGCGATTGAACGCCATCGAAGAGGTGGTCAACGCCCTGGGTTCCTACGTCTCTCGCGCCGAAACCCCCAGCCTCAGAGGCTTCCTCGAGGAAATGGCACTGTCGACTCGCGACGACATGAAGGACGGCGACGACAAGAAGAAAAAGGAAGCCGTCACGCTCATGACCCTGCACTCCGCCAAGGGGCTGGAGTTCCCCCATGTCTACATGGTCGGCATGGAAGAAGGGATCTTGCCCCACGCGCGCTCGGTGCTGGAGAACAAGAGCGTCGACGAAGAGCGGCGACTGGCCTACGTCGGAGTGACGCGCGCCCAGGACACCTTGACGCTGACCTTCTGCAAAGGCCGCATGAAGTGGGGCAAGCTCCGCGCCTCGATCCCGAGCCGTTTCGTCATGGAAATGCGCGGAGAGACGGAGCGCGCAAACCGGGCGGCCGAGGCGGCGCGCGCGATGTTCGAACAAGCGGCGGCCTTCGCCCAGAAGAAGGAAGACGAAAAGACCAAGAAGGCGCAGAAAAAGACCGGCAAGCGCAGCGTGCGACCGCCCGCTGCTGACGGCCCTGCTAGCGCGCTGCCACGATCCGTTCCGCCTGCGTCACCCAGCGCGCCGCCAGCAGCGGCCATGCCCTCGGCGGACGCGATCGCCCGCGCCGGAGCGCTCCCCCGCGCCCTGGCAGAGGGACTGAGCGGGCCGGCGGCGGGCCCCGTACAAGACGGCTTCGACGGCGCAACGATCTCACTGCGACCGGGCGCCGACTCGAGCCTCCCCGACCCGAAGCAACGCGCCGCCCTCGCGGCCCTGCGCGGCCTGGACGAGGCCGTCGACAAAGGGCTGACCGCGCTGCCGCCAGAACCGGCGGAGCTGGCGCGCTCCGTCGTGAGCAAGCCAGGGCCGAAGCCGAGCGCGCCGTTGCGCTCTTCCCGCGGGCCCTCCAAGCGCCCGGGTCAGCGCCCCCAGAACCCGTTCGACCCGAACTCCAGCCCCAGCGTTTCCCCGCGGCATTTTGATTCCGGGTCAGCACACGAGGCAGGACCAGCGCCCGCGGCGGATCCTGTGGCGGCTCCCGTGAACGATGCTTCCCGGCGAGCCCACGCGGCCGAATCGGCGTACCTCCCCCCCGAGCCCGAATCCCGCTCCTCAGACGCCAGCTCCGGCGCTTTCGAGGAGCACGCGGTGAACACGGCGCCTGACATGAACCCCGCGGCTGAAGCGAGCCCTGCGCCTGAAGCAGCCCCCGCATCCGAAGCGAACCCTGCTCCGCAGGTGAACAGCGACGAGGAGCGGCTGCGGCGCGCTCTGGACGTGCTGAGCGGGGCCCTCGACTTGGACTAG
- a CDS encoding CPBP family intramembrane metalloprotease, translating into MQDTKNRLPSYFGLRLALVAALWIGLERLLALQAYRVVPASLGASLSLASWMAFIEFLSTLLGLLLAFALLRSPGKLSLPQEALGALLPRRLTWLHALLLAPLVYVTAIYLGQQAAIDTLLAEIRQGGRQQAQAGLGDFGAGLAVSSLVATLAWVGFMAPISEELMFRGAMWGAIQRGIDWLRPSKRPHKESAFDAAMAAAQADPDAPPPSSKAVLSGSVISDPAWFKLLRGVGRAILDGFIATLVVLALFTAMHADFDTGLGIIRVVSALVLGFFCGIFRQWSRGVLAPIVLHASFNWLSVATDHRWVVSASFPKWKLVPSLLVYVGFAGLVLSCIVLFVEWQLRRR; encoded by the coding sequence ATGCAGGACACTAAAAACCGACTCCCGTCGTACTTTGGCCTGCGCCTGGCGCTCGTCGCCGCGCTCTGGATCGGCCTCGAGCGGCTGCTTGCGCTGCAAGCTTATCGGGTGGTGCCGGCGAGCCTCGGCGCCAGCCTGAGCCTCGCGTCGTGGATGGCGTTCATCGAGTTTCTGTCCACGCTGCTGGGGCTGCTTCTGGCGTTTGCGTTGCTGCGCTCGCCGGGCAAGCTCAGCCTGCCTCAGGAGGCCCTCGGTGCGCTCTTGCCGCGGCGGCTCACGTGGCTCCACGCGCTCTTGCTCGCGCCCCTGGTGTACGTGACCGCGATCTACCTTGGACAGCAAGCGGCCATCGACACGCTGCTAGCGGAGATCCGCCAAGGCGGGCGCCAGCAGGCCCAAGCGGGGCTAGGCGATTTCGGTGCGGGGCTCGCGGTGTCGTCTCTCGTCGCGACCCTGGCCTGGGTCGGCTTCATGGCGCCGATCAGCGAGGAGCTGATGTTCCGCGGGGCAATGTGGGGGGCGATCCAGCGCGGCATCGACTGGCTGCGGCCTTCCAAGCGCCCCCACAAGGAGAGCGCCTTTGACGCGGCCATGGCCGCGGCGCAAGCGGATCCGGATGCGCCGCCGCCCAGTAGCAAAGCCGTGCTGTCCGGCTCCGTGATCAGCGATCCGGCGTGGTTCAAGCTGCTGCGCGGCGTGGGGCGCGCGATCCTCGATGGCTTCATCGCGACCTTGGTGGTGCTCGCGCTGTTCACCGCCATGCACGCGGATTTCGACACCGGCCTCGGCATCATCCGCGTGGTCTCCGCGCTGGTGCTCGGCTTCTTTTGCGGGATCTTTCGCCAGTGGTCCCGCGGCGTGCTCGCCCCCATCGTGCTCCACGCGAGCTTCAACTGGCTCAGCGTGGCGACGGATCACCGCTGGGTGGTGAGCGCCAGCTTCCCGAAGTGGAAGCTCGTCCCGTCGCTCTTAGTCTACGTCGGCTTCGCCGGCCTCGTCCTGAGCTGCATCGTGCTGTTCGTCGAGTGGCAGCTACGGCGCCGCTGA
- a CDS encoding Mov34/MPN/PAD-1 family protein — MTKPEWTQGDLSFTRGIISRVEQAAREAYARDEEACGYLAGPAEEPRRADEAVELENLANKYHQVDPENHPRTGREYFKINALKFERAIEAGRAAGRPVKVFFHSHLDCGAYFSEEDAASMTMGAGEAPTHDLAYLVTAVDKGEVTAHRLFIWEDASKSFVETPFNIDEG; from the coding sequence ATGACGAAACCCGAGTGGACCCAAGGCGATCTCAGCTTCACCCGCGGAATCATCTCCCGCGTCGAACAAGCCGCCCGCGAGGCCTACGCCCGCGACGAAGAGGCCTGTGGCTACCTGGCGGGCCCCGCTGAAGAGCCGCGCCGTGCCGACGAAGCCGTCGAGCTCGAGAACCTGGCGAACAAGTACCACCAGGTGGACCCTGAAAATCATCCACGCACCGGCAGAGAGTACTTCAAGATCAACGCGCTCAAGTTCGAGCGCGCGATCGAGGCCGGGCGCGCCGCGGGGCGACCGGTGAAGGTGTTCTTTCACTCTCACCTCGATTGCGGCGCGTACTTCTCCGAGGAGGACGCCGCGAGCATGACGATGGGCGCAGGAGAGGCCCCGACCCACGATTTGGCCTATTTGGTGACTGCGGTCGACAAAGGCGAAGTCACCGCGCATCGTTTGTTCATCTGGGAGGACGCGAGCAAGAGCTTCGTGGAGACCCCCTTCAACATCGATGAGGGCTAG
- a CDS encoding transposase: MPQRKSRPDSFKKDAVRRLLARGPKTIADVARELGVSQSMLHRWRERFEPELTGGAQAGQGEREEVERLRRELRDLQAENALLKKAAALFAKDVK, encoded by the coding sequence ATGCCACAAAGAAAATCACGTCCAGATTCGTTCAAGAAAGACGCCGTCCGCCGCTTGCTAGCTCGGGGCCCGAAGACCATCGCGGATGTCGCCAGGGAGCTCGGTGTGAGCCAGAGCATGCTGCATCGCTGGCGCGAGCGCTTTGAGCCTGAGCTCACCGGCGGCGCCCAAGCTGGCCAAGGCGAGCGCGAGGAGGTAGAGCGGCTACGGCGTGAGCTACGCGACCTGCAGGCCGAGAACGCGCTGCTAAAAAAAGCCGCGGCCCTCTTCGCGAAGGACGTGAAGTAG
- a CDS encoding MBL fold metallo-hydrolase yields the protein MLRIRSVLGNSQRLDGGAMFGNVPRALWSRWCPPDEAGRIALACRALLIEDGSRRILLETGIGSFFEPKLRERFGVVEEEHVLCRHLSELGVPHDEIDVVVLSHLHFDHAGGLLAAYQPDHTPSLLFPKARFVVGEEAFARAKQPHPRDRASFIPELVGLLEQSGRLEIVGGETDADLKSEALGPRFGFVRSYGHTPGMLHTVARGDAGEVFFCADLVPGVPWVHLPITMGYDRFPERLIDEKSTVFPGLLSRSAWLCFTHDTRVAVAQLTEEKGRYGTQNEIVDADLDLDLDAA from the coding sequence ATGTTGCGCATTCGGAGTGTACTCGGCAACTCACAACGGCTGGATGGCGGCGCGATGTTTGGCAATGTGCCACGCGCGCTGTGGAGCCGCTGGTGCCCCCCGGACGAAGCGGGGCGAATCGCCCTCGCGTGTCGTGCGCTGCTGATCGAAGACGGCTCGCGGCGCATCTTGCTCGAGACGGGGATTGGGAGCTTCTTCGAACCGAAGCTGCGGGAGCGCTTTGGAGTGGTTGAAGAGGAGCACGTCCTGTGTCGGCACCTGAGCGAGCTCGGGGTGCCCCATGACGAAATCGACGTCGTGGTGCTGAGCCACCTGCACTTCGATCACGCGGGTGGCTTGCTGGCTGCTTACCAGCCGGATCACACGCCGTCGCTGCTGTTCCCGAAGGCGCGCTTCGTCGTCGGGGAAGAGGCGTTTGCACGCGCCAAACAGCCGCACCCTCGAGATCGCGCTTCGTTCATCCCAGAGCTGGTTGGGCTACTGGAACAGAGCGGGAGACTGGAAATCGTAGGTGGTGAGACGGACGCCGACTTGAAGTCCGAGGCGCTCGGGCCGCGTTTCGGCTTCGTGCGCAGCTACGGGCACACGCCGGGCATGCTGCACACCGTGGCTCGCGGTGATGCTGGTGAAGTGTTTTTCTGTGCGGATTTGGTGCCTGGAGTGCCCTGGGTGCACCTGCCGATCACGATGGGCTACGACCGCTTCCCGGAGCGCTTGATCGACGAGAAATCGACGGTTTTTCCCGGCCTCTTGAGTCGCTCGGCGTGGCTCTGCTTCACCCACGACACGCGCGTTGCGGTGGCTCAGCTCACCGAAGAGAAGGGGCGCTACGGCACTCAGAACGAGATCGTAGACGCTGACTTGGATCTGGATCTGGACGCGGCTTGA
- a CDS encoding MoaD/ThiS family protein — MATTVRIPTPLRTLTSGEEAVSIDGANVRELIENLEQNHPGMRERLLDDKGVRRFVNIYVGDEDIRFLDGLDTALDGKEEVSIVPAIAGG, encoded by the coding sequence ATGGCAACTACAGTTCGCATCCCCACTCCCCTGCGTACCCTGACCAGCGGCGAAGAAGCCGTGAGCATCGATGGCGCGAACGTGCGGGAGCTGATCGAGAACCTGGAGCAGAACCACCCCGGCATGCGCGAGCGCTTGCTCGACGACAAGGGCGTGCGGCGCTTCGTGAACATCTACGTCGGTGACGAAGACATCCGCTTCCTGGATGGCCTCGACACCGCACTCGACGGCAAAGAAGAAGTCAGCATCGTCCCGGCCATCGCGGGCGGGTGA